A single genomic interval of Litoreibacter ponti harbors:
- a CDS encoding TRAP transporter large permease, producing MRALCARLCDMWLIPIIFVLLLISGTAFAYLMGAVSVVTFIAVGKTQFLSILPQRIFAQLDVFAFMAMPLFILTAEIMSRAGVTRSLIDFAMAIVGRFRGGLGHVNILTSVFFAGISGSAIADSAALSRTFVPEMKARGYDPYYAGAITAASSMIGPIIPPSIIMIIYGGLTGASVAALFIAGVVPGLMLAAALMILNAIIAHIKGHPGGASADLPRFLPSLLNAAPALCLPVVILGSLVFGLATPTEGSAIAVFFALMAGQFYKGLNWRMIFDAVEATARMTGTIFIILAAISVLGYLAGQLGWSQALATWVDSFGLTGTKYLFFLVAIFLIAGMFMDTPVALTLLIPLFAPQALEQGISPIQLGIVLCFNLCVGLITPPLGKCLVVVSALTNLNYWRLAYAALPFIFVQVLLLLALVYWPAISLTLPRLFGFSVN from the coding sequence ATGCGCGCCTTGTGCGCACGGCTGTGTGACATGTGGCTGATCCCCATCATCTTTGTTCTGCTGCTGATCAGCGGCACTGCATTTGCCTATCTGATGGGGGCGGTGTCTGTCGTGACCTTTATCGCAGTCGGCAAAACACAGTTCCTGTCGATCCTGCCACAACGCATTTTCGCCCAGCTTGACGTCTTTGCCTTCATGGCGATGCCGCTGTTTATCCTGACCGCCGAAATCATGAGCCGCGCAGGCGTGACGCGCAGCCTGATCGATTTTGCGATGGCCATCGTGGGCCGATTTCGCGGCGGTTTGGGGCATGTAAACATTCTAACCAGCGTCTTCTTTGCAGGCATCTCGGGCTCTGCCATCGCCGACAGCGCCGCCCTGTCGCGCACGTTCGTGCCGGAAATGAAGGCACGTGGCTATGATCCCTACTATGCAGGCGCCATCACCGCGGCGTCCTCAATGATCGGGCCGATCATCCCGCCATCGATCATCATGATCATCTATGGCGGCCTGACGGGGGCATCTGTCGCAGCTCTGTTCATTGCAGGTGTTGTCCCTGGTCTGATGCTCGCCGCTGCACTCATGATCCTTAACGCCATCATCGCGCATATCAAAGGGCACCCCGGTGGCGCCTCGGCCGATCTGCCGCGATTCCTGCCGAGCCTGCTGAACGCGGCACCTGCATTGTGCCTGCCAGTCGTGATCCTCGGCTCGCTTGTCTTCGGGTTAGCAACACCAACGGAAGGATCGGCAATCGCTGTGTTCTTCGCGCTCATGGCCGGACAATTCTACAAAGGCTTGAACTGGCGAATGATCTTTGACGCGGTGGAAGCCACGGCAAGAATGACCGGCACGATCTTTATCATTCTCGCAGCGATTTCTGTGCTGGGCTATCTGGCAGGGCAATTGGGCTGGTCACAGGCTTTGGCGACGTGGGTCGACTCTTTTGGACTGACTGGCACAAAATACCTGTTCTTCCTCGTGGCCATCTTCCTGATCGCGGGCATGTTCATGGATACACCGGTGGCCTTGACCCTTTTGATCCCGCTATTTGCACCGCAAGCCTTGGAACAGGGCATAAGCCCGATACAACTTGGCATCGTGTTGTGCTTTAACCTATGCGTTGGCCTGATTACGCCACCACTTGGCAAATGCCTTGTGGTCGTATCCGCGTTGACTAACCTCAATTACTGGCGGCTGGCATATGCTGCGCTGCCCTTCATTTTCGTTCAGGTGCTGTTATTGCTGGCGCTGGTCTATTGGCCCGCGATCAGTCTCACGTTGCCGCGCCTGTTCGGATTTTCCGTGAACTAA
- a CDS encoding TRAP transporter substrate-binding protein, giving the protein MKLKALTMAALLAMATPALSEVKIALDSKPDLETSGSYNWAFAFGNALKEAGMDVREMPRGSVGNEAEKFDQVSTGLLEISLSDVRAAAQVDPFIYGVRLPYIFEDIAHMDRALAAGNVYTRINENLAKQDAVLLALAPLGPASGVITTTQAVRSPADMASLRMRALDDAQIAMYEAWGSSGTIVPWGEVPAGLQTGVIDGYLNSPFVPVMFGQTDFIKNFADADVIWPLRAVIASKDWYDGLSDADRASVDAAVETADAAAREWLAAASVNGLLALEEKGVTVQRLTPEERAVFREASLPVYDSDLMTAEDTALWKKLSDDNR; this is encoded by the coding sequence ATGAAACTCAAAGCACTTACAATGGCAGCATTGCTTGCGATGGCTACACCTGCGTTGTCAGAGGTGAAAATTGCACTGGACAGTAAGCCGGACCTGGAAACATCAGGCTCGTACAACTGGGCATTTGCCTTTGGCAATGCGCTTAAGGAAGCGGGTATGGACGTACGCGAAATGCCACGCGGGTCCGTAGGAAATGAAGCAGAGAAATTCGATCAGGTCTCTACCGGTTTGCTTGAAATCTCGCTTTCAGATGTGCGCGCTGCGGCGCAGGTGGATCCGTTCATCTATGGAGTCCGCCTGCCATACATCTTTGAAGATATTGCGCATATGGACCGCGCATTGGCTGCGGGTAATGTTTACACCCGCATCAATGAAAATCTCGCGAAACAAGACGCGGTTCTTTTAGCTTTGGCCCCGCTTGGCCCTGCGTCCGGCGTAATCACCACCACACAGGCCGTGCGTTCTCCGGCGGATATGGCCAGCCTGCGGATGCGGGCCTTGGATGATGCGCAGATCGCGATGTATGAAGCTTGGGGCTCCAGCGGGACGATCGTGCCATGGGGAGAAGTCCCTGCCGGTCTGCAAACAGGCGTAATCGACGGCTACCTGAATTCGCCCTTCGTGCCAGTGATGTTCGGTCAAACGGATTTCATCAAAAACTTTGCTGATGCAGATGTGATCTGGCCGTTGCGGGCGGTTATCGCGTCCAAAGACTGGTACGATGGGCTGTCAGATGCGGATCGTGCAAGCGTTGATGCAGCCGTTGAAACCGCAGATGCGGCGGCCCGTGAATGGCTGGCAGCGGCGTCAGTCAACGGACTTCTCGCGCTTGAAGAAAAGGGCGTGACAGTACAGCGCCTGACGCCAGAAGAGCGTGCTGTCTTCCGTGAAGCATCTTTGCCGGTTTATGATTCAGACCTGATGACCGCAGAGGATACCGCCCTGTGGAAGAAACTGTCTGACGACAACCGTTAA